GCCGGCCAGAACGAGATCGGGGTCAAGTTCAACACCCTGGTCAAGAAGGCCGACGAAGTGCAGTCCATGAAGTACGTGATCCACAACGTGGCTCACGCCTATGGCAAGACGGCCACCTTCATGCCCAAGCCGCTGGTCGGTGACAACGGTTCCGGCATGCACGTCCACCAGTCCTTCTGGAAAGACGGCGTCAACCAGTTTGCCGGTGACGAGTACGCGGGCCTGTCCGAAATGGCGCTCTACTACATCGGCGGCATCATCAAGCACGCTCGTGCCCTGAACGCCTTCACCAACGCTTCTACCAACTCCTACAAGCGTCTGGTGCCGGGCTTCGAAGCGCCGGTGATGCTGGCCTACTCGGCGCGTAACCGCTCCGCGTCCATCCGCATTCCCTACACCGCAAGCCCGAAGGGCAAGCGCATCGAGGCCCGCTTCCCGGACCCGACCGCCAACCCCTACCTGTGCTTCTCGGCGATGCTGATGGCCGGCCTCGATGGCATCAAGAACAAGATCCATCCTGGCGATGCCATGGACAAGAACCTCTATGACCTGCCGCCGGAAGAGGGCAAGGCCATTCCCACCGTCGCCGAGAGCCTGGACCAGGCCCTGGACGCGCTGGACGCCGATCGTGCCTTCCTGACCGAAGGTGGCGTCTTCACCGACGACATGATCGATGCCTACATCGAGCTCAAGGAAGAAGACGTCGAGCGTCTGCGTATGACCACGCATCCGGTCGAGTTCGACATGTACTATAGTTGCTAAGAACAGCTGCTAAGAACAGCTGCTGATTGCCGCCGCCGGCTCAATGGCCGGTGAGCTGGTTAGTCGCCCAAGGGGGCCGCTCACGCGGCCCCCTTTTTTGGTTACACTCGGCGTAGCCAGTAGCCAGTAGCCAGTAGCCAGTAGCCAGTAGCCAGCCGTCGACCCAGGGAGAGCAAGTGATGCTAAGCGTCAGGAGAGTCGCCACCGGCGCCATGTCGGCGGTCTGGCCGGAGAAGGGGCCGTTGAGAATGCTGCCGTTGAGGACGCGGTCGAGAGTGATGTCGCTGGCGGTCGCGTCCTTGCTACTCGTCCTGGTGCCCGTCATCGCGTCGGCGGCCACGGTATACCGCCACGTCGACGAGCAGGGCAACGTCAGTTACTCCGATCGT
Above is a window of Halomonas sp. I5-271120 DNA encoding:
- the glnA gene encoding glutamate--ammonia ligase; the protein is MSEKTLALIEEHDIKWVDLRFTDTIGKEQHVTIPAHSVDEEFFDNGQMFDGSSISGWKGINESDMILRPEDGSAYLDPFTEDATLVLRCDIIEPATMQGYERDPRSIAKRAEAYLQSTGLGDTAFFGPEPEFFIFDEVHWKSDIQGSMYKITSEEGAWATDSVVEGGNLGHRPRVKGGYFPVPPVDSFHDMRGAMCNTLEAIGQSVEVHHHEVSNAGQNEIGVKFNTLVKKADEVQSMKYVIHNVAHAYGKTATFMPKPLVGDNGSGMHVHQSFWKDGVNQFAGDEYAGLSEMALYYIGGIIKHARALNAFTNASTNSYKRLVPGFEAPVMLAYSARNRSASIRIPYTASPKGKRIEARFPDPTANPYLCFSAMLMAGLDGIKNKIHPGDAMDKNLYDLPPEEGKAIPTVAESLDQALDALDADRAFLTEGGVFTDDMIDAYIELKEEDVERLRMTTHPVEFDMYYSC